From Leopardus geoffroyi isolate Oge1 chromosome B4, O.geoffroyi_Oge1_pat1.0, whole genome shotgun sequence, a single genomic window includes:
- the LOC123591833 gene encoding olfactory receptor 9K2-like: MSDRGTDNHSEVTDFILVGFRVRSELHILLFLIFLLVYAMILLGNVGMMTIIMTDPRLNTPMYFFLGNLSFIDLFYSSVIAPKAMINFWSESKSISFAGCVTQLFLFALFIVAEGFLLAAMAYDRFIAICNPLLYSVQMTAHLCMQLVAGSYICGCFSSILLTSVTFTLSFCASRAIDHFYCDYRPLQRISCSDIYFLKVVSFFLCSIIILPTIIVIIVSYMYIVSTVLKIRSTEGRKKAFSTCSSHLGVVSVLYGAVIFMYFIPDRFPELSKVASLCYTLVTPMLNPLIYSLRNKDVKEALRKILGKKILLFNSILTVT, from the coding sequence ATGAGTGACAGGGGAACAGACAATCACTCGGAAGTGACTGACTTCATCCTTGTAGGCTTCAGGGTCCGCTCTGAGCTCCACATTCTCCTCTTCCTGATCTTTCTGCTTGTGTATGCCATGATCCTTCTAGGGAATGTTGGGATGATGACCATTATTATGACTGATCCTCGGCTGAACACACCGATGTATTTCTTCCTAGGCAACCTGTccttcattgatctcttctattcGTCTGTTATTGCACCCAAGGCCATGATCAACTTCTGGTCTGAGAGCAAGTCCATCTCCTTTGCGGGTTGTGTGACccagctctttctctttgccctcttcATCGTGGCGGAGGGATTTCTCCTGGCagccatggcctatgaccgcttcATTGCCATCTGCAACCCACTCCTCTACTCTGTCCAGATGACAGCACATCTCTGCATGCAGTTGGTGGCTGGTTCCTATATTTGTGGCTGCTTTAGCTCAATTCTTTTGACCAGCGTGACATTTACTTTGTCCTTTTGTGCTTCCCGAGCCATCGACCACTTTTACTGTGATTACCGTCCACTTCAAAGGATTTCTTGTTCTGATATCTACTTTCTTaaggtggtttcttttttcttatgcaGCATTATTATTTTGCCTACCATAATTGTCATTATTGTGTCCTATATGTATATTGTGTCCACAGTTCTAAAGATAAGATCCACTGAGGGACGTAAGAAAGCATTCTCCACTTGCAGCTCTCACCTGGGAGTCGTGAGTGTGTTGTACGGTGCcgtgatttttatgtatttcatccCTGATAGATTTCCTGAGCTGAGTAAAGTGGCCTCGTTATGTTACACCCTAGTCACTCCCATGCTGAATCCTTTGATTTACTCCCTGAGAAACAAAGATGTCAAAGAAGCTTTGAGAAAgattctagggaaaaaaatacttttatttaattctatctTAACAGTGACATAA